One genomic segment of Hordeum vulgare subsp. vulgare chromosome 2H, MorexV3_pseudomolecules_assembly, whole genome shotgun sequence includes these proteins:
- the LOC123424479 gene encoding uncharacterized protein LOC123424479 gives MAGPRHSPFTNVDPSTEDDLRRKGLDPQEVDRSTEQLLTYICTELVPALPASDGVILNDAHLRPKGSVFPPTPADSPAIVAAVSTILEAHTGPIPHVRLTSSHTGAYQAQLARWLQLLATRGVQELVLVNRPWPLDVPLPAALFGIASLACLYIGLWKFPDVAGSPRSASFPRLRELGLCSVVVEDGDIDFVVAQSPVLETLNIHGSSKGLRLGLVSQSLRCVQICGSALEDIAVVEAPRLERLILEGFRSNAGGLCTRVTIGDAPKLQALGMLEPGNTILEIGDTIGMASPGSMATSVKFLSLNVRFGNHSNAKMVPSFLACFPNLEALHIMSEKGDYEAGSARLNLNFWKLVKPTENIKSCIKVFSYKEFRGELGEVAFLKFFFRNARVLSTASVSMANPSFTSFSMDEATHKAQEASKKMASSYCEVVLLGSTGPEGGKPWSFKTGTDYSFEDPFSVVHIRHNA, from the exons ATGGCCGGTCCCCGGCATTCGCCGTTCACCAACGTCGACCCCTCGACGGAGGACGATCTGCGGAGGAAGGGCTTGGACCCGCAGGAGGTGGACCGATCCACGGAGCAGCTACTCACCTACATCTGCACCGAGCTCGTCCCCGCCCTCCCCGCCTCCGACGGCGTCATCCTCAACGACGCCCACCTCCGCCCCAAAGGCAGCGTCTTTCCCCCCACGCCCGCCGACTCTCCGGCCATCGTCGCCGCCGTCTCCACCATCCTCGAGGCGCACACGGGGCCCATCCCCCACGTCCGTCTCACCAGCAGCCACACGGGCGCGTACCAGGCCCAGCTCGCGCGCTGGCTCCAGCTCCTCGCCACCAGGGGCGTCCaggagctcgtcctcgtcaaccgCCCGTGGCCGCTCGACGTGCCCCTCCCGGCCGCGCTCTTCGGCATCGCCAGCCTCGCCTGCCTCTACATCGGCCTCTGGAAGTTCCCGGACGTGGCCGGGTCGCCGCGCAGCGCCTCCTTCCCCCGTCTCCGGGAGCTCGGCCTCTGCAGCGTCGTCGTGGAGGACGGCGACATCGACTTCGTCGTCGCCCAGAGCCCCGTCCTGGAGACACTGAACATCCATGGATCCAGCAAGGGGCTGAGACTTGGCCTCGTCAGTCAGAGCCTCCGGTGCGTCCAAATTTGCGGCTCTGCTCTTGAGGACATTGCCGTGGTGGAGGCTCCTCGCCTCGAGCGGCTCATCCTGGAGGGGTTCCGGAGCAACGCCGGCGGCTTGTGCACCAGGGTCACGATCGGCGATGCTCCCAAGCTGCAAGCATTAGGAATGCTGGAGCCAGGGAACACCATCCTAGAGATCGGAGACACCATCGGCATG GCGAGCCCAGGCAGCATGGCCACCAGCGTCAAGTTCCTGAGTCTGAATGTGCGTTTCGGAAACCACAGCAATGCCAAGATggttccctccttcctcgcctgcTTTCCCAATTTGGAGGCACTGCACATCATG TCTGAAAAAGGTGATTATGAAGCTGGCAGTGCCAGGCTGAATCTCAACTTTTGGAAGCTGGTCAAGCCCACTGAAAACATCAAGTCGTGCATCAAGGTGTTCTCTTACAAAGAATTCCGAGGGGAGCTCGGGGAGGTTGCCTTCCTCAAGTTCTTCTTCCGGAACGCGAGGGTGCTGAGCACTGCGTCCGTCTCCATGGCTAACCCGAGCTTCACGTCATTCTCGATGGATGAGGCGACTCATAAAGCGCAAGAAGCTTCTAAGAAGATGGCTAGTAGTTACTGCGAAGTGGTGCTTCTCGGGAGCACAGGCCCTGAAGGAGGCAAGCCCTGGAGCTTCAAGACAGGTACCGATTACTCCTTTGAGGACCCTTTCTCAGTGGTGCATATTCGCCACAATGCTTAA